In Hymenobacter sublimis, a single genomic region encodes these proteins:
- a CDS encoding DUF1810 domain-containing protein, with product MASTTDLQRFLDAQRTDYLVALAEIKNGRKRSHWMWYIFPQIQGLGFSETSKFYAIRNRAEAEDFFRHPVLGPRLLEISRALLALPGTNATAIFGSPDDLKLKSSMTLFSCVPNADPVFEQVLDKFFGGDPDGKTLQILSR from the coding sequence ATGGCCTCAACAACCGATTTGCAACGCTTTCTGGACGCCCAGCGCACGGATTACCTGGTGGCGCTAGCTGAAATAAAAAATGGCCGCAAGCGCAGCCACTGGATGTGGTACATTTTCCCTCAGATTCAGGGCCTGGGCTTTAGCGAAACCTCGAAATTCTACGCTATCCGCAACCGCGCCGAGGCCGAGGACTTCTTCCGGCATCCTGTGCTCGGGCCGCGCCTGCTGGAAATATCCCGGGCGCTGCTCGCCTTGCCCGGCACCAACGCCACCGCCATCTTCGGCAGCCCCGACGACCTGAAGCTAAAGTCCTCCATGACGCTGTTTTCCTGCGTGCCCAACGCTGACCCCGTCTTTGAGCAAGTGCTGGACAAGTTCTTCGGTGGAGACCCCGACGGCAAAACCCTGCAGATTCTCAGCCGCTAA
- a CDS encoding M48 family metallopeptidase, whose translation MSKTVQIGELAVEVVRKAIRTMRVTVYPPAGRVRVAVPLRLPEETIHQFVLSRQAWIQKHQARFAALPQPVAVTYQTGETHYYQGRPYELRVHATTSRARVVLSEEHLNLYAATGSTPAERAAVLNAWYRARLKEQIPALLTYWEPVVGARAEDWGVKQMKTRWGTCNIRARRIWLSLELAKKPAGCLEYVVVHELVHLHERLHNARFWGLMDQFMPDWRQHKAALQTNPTGQESGGGDDAD comes from the coding sequence ATGAGTAAAACTGTACAGATTGGCGAGCTGGCCGTGGAAGTAGTGCGCAAAGCCATCCGGACCATGCGCGTCACGGTGTATCCACCGGCGGGCCGGGTGCGCGTGGCCGTGCCCCTGCGCCTGCCCGAAGAAACCATCCATCAGTTCGTGCTTTCCCGCCAGGCCTGGATTCAAAAGCACCAGGCGCGGTTTGCGGCCCTACCCCAGCCCGTGGCCGTAACCTACCAAACGGGCGAAACCCACTACTACCAGGGCCGCCCCTACGAGCTGCGCGTGCACGCTACCACCAGCCGCGCCCGGGTGGTTCTTTCCGAAGAACACCTAAACCTGTACGCGGCAACCGGCAGCACCCCCGCCGAGCGTGCCGCCGTGCTCAATGCCTGGTACCGGGCCCGCCTAAAAGAACAAATTCCGGCTTTGTTAACTTACTGGGAACCTGTTGTAGGGGCCCGGGCCGAGGACTGGGGCGTGAAGCAAATGAAAACCCGCTGGGGCACCTGCAACATCCGAGCCCGGCGCATCTGGTTGAGCCTGGAGCTGGCCAAGAAGCCCGCAGGCTGCCTGGAATACGTGGTAGTACACGAACTGGTGCACCTGCACGAGCGTCTGCACAACGCCCGTTTTTGGGGCCTGATGGACCAGTTCATGCCCGATTGGCGCCAGCACAAAGCGGCCCTGCAAACCAACCCCACCGGCCAGGAATCCGGCGGTGGCGACGACGCGGATTAA
- a CDS encoding SDR family oxidoreductase, which produces MILITGATGHIGSAVLEQLLRKLPASQLAALVRDEAKATHLKAQGVDIRGGDYRDPASLEQAMQGISKVLLVSGGGDEDGLQQHCNVVDAAKKAGVGCIGYTSRALREPATLVNQLMERHFQTEDYIRASGLPYLLFRNILYMDTLPQFVGPQVFEKGIQLPAGQGRVAFALRRDQGEAIANVLADDSCQNRILTFTGAATYSFADVAQALTELSGRPVEYTPVEEPEFMARLRTQGLPEVAVERITGFLTDIKNGQESTVTAELADWLGRPPTPLKEGVKEIFKL; this is translated from the coding sequence ATGATTCTGATAACCGGCGCTACCGGCCACATCGGCTCGGCCGTACTTGAACAACTCCTGCGCAAACTTCCCGCCAGCCAGCTTGCCGCTTTGGTGCGCGACGAAGCCAAAGCCACCCACCTGAAAGCACAAGGTGTGGACATTCGGGGAGGTGACTACCGCGACCCGGCCTCCCTGGAGCAGGCTATGCAGGGCATTAGCAAGGTGCTGCTAGTTTCCGGCGGGGGCGACGAGGATGGCCTCCAACAGCACTGCAACGTGGTAGATGCCGCCAAAAAGGCCGGCGTAGGGTGCATAGGCTATACCAGTCGCGCCCTCCGGGAGCCCGCTACCTTGGTCAACCAGCTCATGGAGCGCCACTTCCAGACGGAAGACTACATCCGGGCCAGCGGCCTACCCTACCTGCTGTTTCGCAACATTCTGTACATGGATACGCTGCCCCAGTTCGTGGGGCCGCAGGTGTTTGAAAAGGGCATCCAACTCCCGGCCGGCCAGGGCCGCGTGGCCTTCGCCCTCCGCCGCGACCAGGGTGAGGCCATTGCCAACGTGCTGGCCGACGACTCCTGCCAGAACCGCATCCTCACCTTCACCGGCGCCGCTACCTACTCCTTTGCCGATGTAGCCCAGGCCCTAACTGAGCTATCCGGCCGGCCCGTGGAGTATACCCCTGTTGAGGAGCCCGAGTTTATGGCCCGCCTACGTACCCAAGGCCTGCCTGAGGTAGCCGTGGAGCGCATCACCGGCTTCCTCACCGACATCAAAAACGGTCAGGAATCTACCGTCACCGCCGAGCTGGCCGACTGGCTGGGCCGCCCGCCTACCCCGCTGAAGGAGGGAGTGAAGGAGATCTTCAAGTTGTAA
- a CDS encoding AAA domain-containing protein: protein MAEQPTYTDPYALEKELRKVQALMKLEQQEDLEQFKIKSAQATIAERQKRGLTWYPVKITSEDIGFGGKLVLELERPAGAGGLHLFQVGKNAALFGNIPGRSGSDRPTLSGVITSVKRNKILLATTKEDLPDWVEEGKLGVDLTFDEVSYREMEYALGKVMGAFDSRLAELRDVLLGAKPARYKPESEATLYYPSPLNESQLAAVRHVLAAQDVAIIHGPPGTGKTTTLVQAILETIRRERRVLVCAPSNTAVDLLTEKLAERGVNVIRMGNPSRVSDLLLQHTLDAQIMNHKSYAELRSMRQTAEQYREEAGKFKRHFGWEEREQRRLLKQQAHDLLQESDQLERYITEDLLEQVQVITCTLVGASNRAIRHLTYETVFIDEAAQALEPGCWIPITKANRVVLAGDHQQLPPTVKSEKAAAQGLRETLFEKCIRRQPDTARMLEVQYRMHEQIMEFSSEQFYEGRLKAAPSVAHADLPDYDLRFAPDMAVEFLDTAGFGFQELTIEESRSTANPEEADLLLKRLAQLLEPYDAADHTEDLLTIGVIAPYRAQINYLKDAVEDNDELAGLLEHRMLSIGTVDAFQGQERDIIAISLTRSNPQGEIGFLSDIRRMNVGMTRARRKLLLVGDSSTLGSHPFYKAFLDYVESIGAYRTAWELQ, encoded by the coding sequence TTGGCTGAACAACCTACCTATACTGACCCTTACGCGCTGGAAAAAGAGCTGCGCAAGGTACAGGCCCTCATGAAGCTCGAGCAGCAGGAGGACCTGGAGCAATTCAAAATCAAGAGCGCCCAGGCTACCATTGCCGAGCGCCAGAAGCGGGGCCTGACCTGGTACCCCGTCAAAATCACGAGCGAAGACATTGGCTTCGGCGGCAAGCTCGTTCTGGAGCTGGAACGGCCGGCCGGCGCGGGCGGGCTCCACTTGTTTCAGGTGGGCAAAAACGCGGCGCTGTTTGGCAACATCCCCGGCCGCTCCGGCTCCGACCGGCCTACCCTCTCGGGGGTTATTACCAGCGTCAAGCGCAACAAAATTCTGCTAGCCACCACCAAAGAAGACTTGCCCGATTGGGTGGAAGAGGGCAAGCTGGGCGTAGACCTGACCTTTGACGAGGTTAGCTACCGCGAAATGGAGTACGCCCTGGGCAAGGTCATGGGCGCCTTCGACTCGCGGCTGGCGGAGCTGCGCGACGTGCTGCTGGGCGCCAAACCGGCCCGCTATAAGCCCGAGTCGGAGGCCACGCTGTACTACCCCTCGCCCCTGAACGAAAGCCAGTTGGCGGCCGTGCGCCACGTGCTGGCGGCCCAGGATGTGGCCATTATTCACGGCCCGCCCGGCACCGGCAAAACCACCACCTTGGTGCAGGCCATTCTGGAAACCATCCGGCGGGAGCGGCGGGTGCTGGTGTGCGCCCCGAGCAACACGGCGGTGGATTTGCTTACCGAAAAGCTGGCCGAGCGCGGCGTCAACGTGATTCGCATGGGCAACCCCTCGCGCGTTTCGGATCTGCTGCTTCAGCACACACTCGACGCGCAGATTATGAACCACAAGAGCTACGCCGAGCTGCGCAGCATGCGCCAAACCGCCGAGCAGTACCGCGAGGAGGCAGGCAAGTTCAAGCGCCACTTCGGCTGGGAGGAGCGGGAGCAGCGTCGGCTACTCAAGCAACAGGCCCACGACTTGCTGCAGGAGTCGGATCAGTTGGAGCGTTACATCACGGAGGACCTGCTGGAGCAGGTGCAGGTAATTACGTGCACCTTGGTGGGAGCTAGCAACCGCGCTATTCGCCACCTCACCTACGAAACCGTGTTCATTGATGAGGCCGCCCAGGCCCTGGAGCCGGGCTGCTGGATTCCGATTACCAAGGCTAACCGCGTAGTGCTGGCCGGCGACCATCAGCAGCTGCCGCCCACCGTGAAAAGCGAGAAAGCGGCGGCCCAGGGCCTGCGCGAGACGTTGTTCGAGAAGTGCATCCGACGCCAGCCCGACACGGCCCGCATGCTGGAGGTGCAGTACCGCATGCACGAGCAGATCATGGAGTTCAGCTCGGAGCAGTTCTACGAAGGCCGGCTGAAAGCCGCGCCCAGCGTGGCTCACGCCGACCTGCCCGATTACGACCTGCGCTTCGCCCCCGACATGGCCGTGGAGTTTCTCGATACGGCCGGCTTTGGCTTTCAGGAGCTGACCATTGAGGAAAGCCGCTCCACGGCCAACCCCGAGGAAGCCGACCTGCTCCTGAAGCGCCTAGCCCAGTTGCTGGAACCCTACGATGCCGCCGACCACACCGAGGACCTGCTCACCATTGGGGTCATTGCTCCCTACCGCGCCCAAATCAACTACCTCAAGGATGCCGTAGAAGACAACGACGAGCTGGCCGGCTTGCTGGAGCACCGCATGCTCAGCATCGGCACCGTGGATGCCTTCCAGGGCCAGGAGCGCGACATCATTGCCATTAGCCTCACCCGCTCCAACCCTCAGGGAGAAATCGGTTTTCTAAGTGACATTCGCCGCATGAACGTGGGCATGACCCGGGCCCGCCGCAAGCTCTTACTCGTCGGCGACTCCAGCACCCTGGGCTCCCACCCCTTCTACAAAGCCTTCCTCGACTACGTGGAAAGCATCGGGGCCTACCGTACGGCCTGGGAGCTGCAATAA
- a CDS encoding aldo/keto reductase, protein MATSTTPDITFRLGGDLTINRMGYGAMRITGDGIWGPPQNHDEAIRVLQRAVELGVNFIDTADSYGPHVSEELIAEALHPYKPGLVIGTKGGLLRTGPNQWPIDASPAHLREALEGSLQRLKLDTIDLYQLHRVDPNVPFEQTLELLQQVQEEGLVKHIGLSEVTVEQIQQAQQYVKVVSVQNMYSVDNRKWEAELDFCEKNGLAFIPWYPLAGGNEQALSKLATIGQKYNASKQQVALSWLLHRSPNILLIPGTSKVKHLEENVQAASLALTLDDMAELENLGGSAGAE, encoded by the coding sequence ATGGCTACCTCCACTACTCCTGACATTACCTTCCGCCTAGGTGGCGACCTGACCATCAACCGCATGGGCTACGGGGCCATGCGCATCACCGGCGACGGTATTTGGGGCCCGCCCCAGAACCACGACGAGGCCATCCGGGTGCTGCAGCGGGCCGTGGAGCTGGGCGTCAACTTTATTGACACGGCCGACAGCTACGGTCCGCACGTGTCAGAAGAACTTATTGCCGAGGCCCTCCACCCCTACAAGCCCGGACTGGTGATTGGCACCAAGGGCGGCCTGCTGCGCACCGGCCCCAACCAGTGGCCCATTGACGCCAGCCCCGCCCACCTGCGCGAAGCCCTGGAAGGCAGCCTGCAGCGCCTGAAACTAGATACGATTGACCTCTATCAGCTCCACCGCGTCGACCCGAACGTACCGTTTGAACAAACCCTGGAATTGTTGCAGCAGGTGCAGGAAGAAGGCTTGGTCAAGCACATCGGCCTGTCAGAGGTGACCGTAGAGCAGATTCAGCAGGCTCAGCAGTACGTCAAGGTTGTGTCGGTGCAGAACATGTACAGCGTGGACAACCGCAAGTGGGAGGCGGAGCTGGACTTCTGCGAGAAAAATGGTTTGGCTTTCATTCCGTGGTACCCACTAGCCGGCGGCAACGAGCAGGCCCTCAGCAAGCTGGCTACCATCGGGCAGAAGTATAACGCCAGCAAGCAGCAGGTAGCCCTGAGCTGGCTGCTGCACCGCTCGCCCAACATTCTCCTGATTCCGGGCACCTCCAAGGTCAAGCATCTGGAAGAAAACGTGCAAGCCGCCTCCCTGGCCCTTACCCTCGACGACATGGCCGAGCTAGAAAACCTGGGCGGCTCAGCGGGGGCGGAGTAA
- the mgrA gene encoding L-glyceraldehyde 3-phosphate reductase yields MPYQPSPTRYSSSMQYRRCGRSGLKLPAVSLGLWHNFGDVDVLQNFRATLHRAFDSGVTHFDLANNYGPPPGSAETNFGRILKEDFRSYRDELIISTKAGYHMWEGPYGEWGSRKYLISSLDQSLRRMKLEYVDIFYSHRPDPDTPLAETMGALDQVVRQGKALYVGISNYQPQEAAEAIRILRELGTPCLIHQPKYSMFERWVEGGLLDLLGEEGVGCIPFSPLAQGLLTDKYLHGIPEDSRVAKGVGFLTENQLTPERLSQVQQLNTLAQERGQSLAQMALSWILRDERVTSVLIGASKPDQLSNSLRCLDNLQFSEEELARIEGILQGVK; encoded by the coding sequence ATGCCCTACCAACCCAGCCCTACCCGCTATTCCTCTTCCATGCAGTACCGCCGCTGCGGCCGTAGCGGCCTGAAACTGCCAGCCGTGTCCTTGGGCCTCTGGCACAACTTCGGCGACGTGGACGTGCTCCAGAACTTCCGCGCTACCCTGCACCGGGCCTTCGACAGCGGCGTGACCCACTTCGACCTGGCCAACAACTACGGCCCGCCCCCCGGCTCGGCAGAAACCAACTTCGGCCGCATCCTGAAGGAAGACTTCCGCAGCTACCGCGACGAGCTCATCATCTCCACCAAGGCCGGCTACCACATGTGGGAAGGTCCCTACGGGGAGTGGGGCTCGCGCAAATACCTCATTTCCAGCCTCGACCAGAGCCTGCGCCGGATGAAGCTGGAGTACGTGGACATCTTCTACTCCCACCGTCCCGACCCCGACACGCCCCTGGCAGAAACCATGGGTGCTCTCGACCAGGTAGTGCGCCAGGGCAAGGCCCTGTACGTGGGCATCAGCAACTACCAGCCCCAGGAGGCCGCCGAGGCCATCCGTATTCTGCGGGAGCTGGGCACGCCCTGCCTGATTCACCAGCCGAAATACTCCATGTTTGAGCGGTGGGTAGAAGGCGGCCTGCTGGATTTGCTGGGCGAGGAAGGAGTTGGGTGCATCCCGTTCTCGCCCCTGGCCCAGGGCCTGCTGACGGACAAGTACCTGCACGGCATCCCCGAGGACTCCCGCGTGGCCAAAGGGGTAGGCTTCCTCACCGAAAATCAACTTACTCCGGAGCGCCTCAGTCAGGTGCAGCAACTCAATACGCTAGCCCAGGAACGCGGCCAAAGCCTGGCCCAAATGGCCCTGAGCTGGATTCTGCGCGACGAACGGGTAACGTCCGTGCTCATCGGAGCCAGCAAACCCGACCAGCTTTCCAACTCCCTGCGCTGCCTGGATAACCTGCAATTCAGTGAGGAAGAGTTGGCGCGGATTGAAGGAATCTTGCAGGGAGTAAAATAA
- a CDS encoding VWA domain-containing protein: MSSTSAARWKLVLGSPADAANEIPFSPDYGRMDEVLTQLYDQDGERKAGLGGSAPKVSRWLGDIRTYFPSSVVAVMQQDAMDRLGLHQLLLEPEVLRTVQADVHLVGTLLSLSRVMPQKVKHTAREVVGKVVRELEQKLANPLRQAVQGALSRAVRNPRPRYHEINWAATIRANLKHYQPQYKTVVPEKLIGYGRRGQALKEIVLCVDQSGSMASSVVYAGVFGAVLASLKAVKTHMVVFDTAVVNLSENLQDPVDLLFGVQLGGGTDINLALTYCQQLITRPTDTILVLISDLYEGGNEREMLKRAAALKAAGVTMVALLALADDGAPSFDRRVAEQLATLGIPSFACTPGQFPQLMAAAIQGQELKV; encoded by the coding sequence GTGTCCTCAACTTCTGCTGCCCGCTGGAAACTGGTGCTAGGCTCCCCGGCCGATGCCGCTAATGAAATCCCCTTCTCCCCCGACTATGGGCGCATGGATGAGGTGCTTACTCAACTCTACGACCAAGATGGCGAACGGAAAGCCGGTCTGGGCGGCTCGGCCCCCAAGGTCAGCCGCTGGCTGGGCGACATCCGCACCTATTTTCCTTCCTCCGTTGTGGCCGTAATGCAGCAGGACGCCATGGACCGCCTGGGCCTGCACCAACTGCTGCTGGAACCCGAAGTGCTGCGCACCGTGCAAGCCGATGTGCACCTGGTGGGCACCCTGCTGTCGTTAAGCCGGGTGATGCCCCAGAAAGTGAAGCACACGGCCCGCGAAGTGGTAGGCAAGGTAGTGCGCGAGCTGGAGCAGAAGCTAGCCAACCCGCTGCGCCAGGCCGTGCAGGGGGCCCTGAGCCGGGCCGTGCGCAACCCGCGCCCCCGCTACCACGAAATCAACTGGGCCGCTACCATCCGGGCCAACCTCAAGCACTACCAGCCCCAGTACAAAACGGTAGTGCCCGAAAAGCTCATCGGCTACGGGCGGCGCGGGCAGGCACTCAAGGAAATTGTGCTGTGCGTGGACCAGAGCGGATCCATGGCCTCCTCAGTAGTGTACGCGGGCGTGTTTGGAGCGGTGCTGGCCTCGTTGAAGGCGGTGAAAACCCACATGGTGGTCTTCGATACGGCCGTAGTCAACCTGAGCGAAAACCTGCAGGACCCGGTGGATTTGCTATTCGGGGTGCAGCTCGGGGGCGGCACCGACATCAACCTGGCCCTCACCTACTGCCAGCAGCTCATCACCCGCCCCACCGATACTATTCTAGTGCTCATCAGCGACTTGTACGAGGGTGGCAACGAGCGGGAAATGCTCAAGCGCGCCGCCGCCCTCAAAGCTGCCGGCGTGACGATGGTGGCCCTGCTGGCCCTCGCCGACGACGGTGCCCCCTCCTTCGACCGCCGCGTGGCCGAGCAGCTAGCCACTCTGGGCATTCCGAGCTTTGCCTGCACACCCGGCCAGTTCCCGCAACTGATGGCCGCCGCCATTCAGGGGCAGGAACTGAAGGTATAG
- a CDS encoding isoaspartyl peptidase/L-asparaginase family protein, giving the protein MKTYTIVLHGGAVTMDPAQMTPELEAAIRQGLQEALQAGWEILHRGGSALDAVEAAVCSLENNKHFNAGRGSSLNKQGEVEMDASIMDGRTLRAGAVNSVRYVKNPVSLARTVMERCQHVHISDEGALEFALQHGLTMEAVHYFQTEKARQEWLEIIQDEEKQPQGHDTVGAVALDQEGNLAVATSTGGIEGQLKGRVGDSPIIGGGSYAANEACAVSCTGDGEIILRGALAHEVYALVKYKGLSAPEACREAVQLREEDLKGDKGFIAIDKDGQIAIESNTNIMRCAYRIGEQEPFVAVWREELS; this is encoded by the coding sequence ATGAAAACCTACACTATTGTCCTGCACGGCGGCGCCGTGACCATGGACCCCGCCCAGATGACGCCGGAACTGGAAGCGGCCATCCGCCAAGGACTTCAAGAGGCGCTGCAGGCTGGCTGGGAAATCCTGCACCGGGGCGGCTCGGCCCTCGATGCGGTTGAGGCGGCCGTATGCAGCCTGGAAAACAACAAGCACTTCAATGCGGGCCGGGGCAGCAGCCTCAACAAGCAGGGTGAGGTAGAAATGGATGCCTCCATCATGGACGGACGCACGCTGAGAGCTGGGGCCGTGAATAGCGTCCGGTACGTGAAAAACCCCGTTAGCCTAGCCCGCACCGTAATGGAGCGGTGCCAGCACGTGCATATCTCCGACGAAGGCGCCCTGGAATTTGCCCTGCAGCACGGCTTGACCATGGAAGCCGTACACTACTTTCAGACGGAAAAAGCCCGCCAGGAGTGGCTGGAAATCATTCAGGACGAGGAAAAGCAGCCCCAGGGCCATGATACCGTGGGGGCCGTGGCCCTGGACCAGGAGGGCAACCTGGCCGTGGCCACCAGCACGGGCGGCATCGAGGGCCAGCTTAAGGGCCGCGTCGGCGACAGTCCCATCATCGGGGGTGGCTCTTACGCCGCCAATGAGGCCTGCGCCGTCTCGTGCACCGGTGATGGTGAAATAATTTTGCGCGGTGCCCTGGCCCATGAAGTCTACGCCTTGGTCAAATACAAAGGCCTTTCGGCCCCCGAGGCCTGCCGGGAAGCCGTCCAGCTGCGCGAGGAGGACCTAAAGGGTGATAAAGGCTTCATTGCCATTGATAAAGATGGCCAGATAGCCATTGAAAGCAACACCAATATCATGCGGTGCGCCTACCGCATTGGCGAGCAGGAACCCTTCGTGGCCGTGTGGCGCGAGGAGCTTTCCTGA
- a CDS encoding pyridoxamine 5'-phosphate oxidase family protein yields MAEHVAQSHDVTKLIERIEDIKIAMLTTADAEGGLHSRPMYTHKPEANGTLWFFTEKDSAKIYEVRKDQHVNLGYSKPDDNLYVSISGTASVLTDQAKIKELWSEGLRAWFPKGPEDPNIALLKITIDRGEYWDQPSSVLVRAFGYVKAVATGERYQPTGDEHAKVNPN; encoded by the coding sequence ATGGCTGAGCATGTTGCCCAAAGTCACGATGTGACCAAGCTGATCGAAAGAATCGAGGATATCAAAATTGCCATGCTGACCACGGCCGATGCCGAAGGCGGCCTGCATAGTCGTCCGATGTATACCCACAAGCCGGAAGCCAATGGCACGCTGTGGTTTTTCACGGAAAAAGATTCGGCCAAGATTTACGAGGTGCGCAAAGACCAGCACGTTAACCTAGGCTACTCCAAGCCTGATGACAACCTGTACGTGTCGATTTCCGGCACGGCCTCGGTGCTGACTGACCAGGCTAAAATCAAGGAGCTGTGGAGCGAAGGCCTGCGCGCCTGGTTCCCGAAAGGCCCCGAGGACCCCAACATTGCCCTGCTGAAAATCACTATTGACCGGGGCGAGTATTGGGATCAGCCCAGCAGCGTGCTGGTGCGTGCCTTTGGCTACGTGAAAGCCGTGGCCACCGGCGAACGGTACCAGCCCACCGGCGATGAACACGCCAAAGTAAACCCTAACTAG
- a CDS encoding acyl carrier protein phosphodiesterase, translated as MNFLAHLLLSGSPATTPHYADIVVGNFAAEAVRGRAGLLAYPAAVQQGIQLHRFIDSFTDSHPVVRRTTARLRAAGLGKWAGVVADVGYDHLLARDFARYHPDAAEPLPVFAQRLYALLHQRRHELPERLQEMLHYMRLHDWLTGYAQPAGFQRALLGLSRRVPAAAVLATGAAAFLAELPAYEQDFQEFWPELRAAVEGMLTK; from the coding sequence ATGAACTTTCTGGCCCACCTGCTGCTTTCCGGTTCCCCCGCCACCACTCCTCACTACGCCGATATTGTGGTAGGCAACTTTGCCGCCGAAGCCGTGCGGGGCCGCGCTGGTCTGCTGGCCTACCCCGCCGCCGTGCAGCAGGGTATACAGCTACACCGCTTCATCGATTCATTTACCGATTCGCACCCGGTAGTGCGCCGCACCACGGCCCGCCTGCGTGCAGCGGGCCTGGGCAAGTGGGCCGGGGTAGTGGCCGACGTGGGCTACGACCACCTACTAGCCCGCGACTTCGCCCGCTACCACCCCGATGCGGCCGAACCACTACCCGTCTTCGCTCAGCGCCTGTACGCCCTGCTCCACCAGCGCCGCCACGAGCTGCCCGAGCGCCTGCAGGAAATGCTCCACTACATGCGCCTGCACGATTGGCTGACAGGATACGCGCAGCCGGCGGGGTTCCAAAGAGCCCTGCTGGGCCTTTCGCGCCGGGTGCCCGCCGCGGCAGTGCTGGCTACCGGAGCCGCCGCGTTTCTAGCGGAGCTGCCCGCGTATGAGCAAGATTTTCAGGAATTCTGGCCGGAGCTGCGGGCGGCAGTGGAGGGAATGTTAACTAAGTAG
- a CDS encoding FKBP-type peptidyl-prolyl cis-trans isomerase codes for MAQISENKVVTITYDLSVTDENQEKVLVESAEEDAPMVFLFGQSGLPEEFERQLEGKQSGETFTFSLTPEQAYGDYDQQAVVEIPKNVFEIDGQIDEEMLQVGNFLPMADNQGHHMQGKVVEIGTDAVKMDFNHPLAGMVMHFDGKVAGVRDATREELDHGHVHGEGGHHH; via the coding sequence ATGGCCCAAATCAGCGAAAACAAAGTCGTTACCATCACCTACGACCTGAGTGTAACCGACGAAAATCAAGAGAAAGTTCTGGTCGAATCGGCCGAGGAAGACGCGCCGATGGTATTTCTGTTCGGCCAAAGCGGCCTTCCCGAAGAGTTTGAGCGCCAACTCGAAGGCAAGCAGTCCGGCGAGACGTTCACCTTTTCGCTCACGCCCGAGCAGGCTTACGGCGACTACGACCAGCAGGCCGTGGTAGAAATCCCGAAAAACGTATTTGAAATTGACGGGCAGATTGACGAGGAAATGCTGCAAGTAGGCAACTTCCTACCCATGGCCGACAACCAGGGCCACCACATGCAAGGCAAAGTGGTAGAAATCGGCACGGACGCCGTGAAGATGGACTTCAACCACCCGCTAGCCGGCATGGTCATGCACTTTGACGGTAAAGTAGCCGGCGTACGGGATGCCACCCGCGAAGAACTCGACCACGGCCACGTCCACGGCGAAGGCGGCCACCACCACTAG
- a CDS encoding AraC family transcriptional regulator: protein MSHLIPTYRLQYFSRPDDEVADVFFLDEHTHTSGPPLRTPYRGNYYKIGICLRGTAELKANLETYTIEPGSLMLITPHIIKEWTSFSPDHDSLSIFFTPEFITTRNHIPVDHFQFLENATRPVLPLAAPEAQSITASLRLLQQKFQAPAPYRNQVIKSLINSLLYEVIGLYDQQHAALQATQTRSQLLTAEFKHLVNAHSTTERSVKFYADRLCITPKHLTETVKQVTGKTAGEWIEEAVMLEAKALLQNQQLTVAQVADLLHFTDQSAFSRFFRNSLGLSPTAYKQAG, encoded by the coding sequence ATGAGCCACCTGATTCCGACCTACCGGCTGCAGTACTTCTCCCGTCCTGATGATGAGGTAGCGGACGTGTTTTTCCTGGACGAGCATACTCACACCAGCGGTCCGCCCCTCCGAACTCCCTACCGGGGCAACTATTACAAGATTGGCATTTGCCTGCGCGGCACGGCGGAGCTGAAGGCCAACCTGGAAACCTACACTATCGAGCCCGGTAGCCTGATGCTGATTACGCCCCACATCATCAAGGAATGGACGTCCTTCTCCCCTGACCACGACAGCCTTTCCATTTTCTTTACCCCGGAGTTTATTACCACCCGCAACCACATTCCGGTTGATCATTTCCAATTTCTGGAAAATGCTACCCGGCCCGTGCTACCGCTTGCGGCCCCCGAGGCCCAAAGTATCACCGCTTCCTTGCGCCTGTTGCAGCAGAAGTTTCAGGCCCCGGCCCCCTACCGCAACCAGGTCATCAAAAGCCTCATCAACAGCCTACTCTATGAGGTAATAGGCCTCTATGACCAGCAGCACGCGGCGCTGCAGGCCACCCAAACGCGCAGCCAGCTGCTCACGGCTGAATTCAAACACCTGGTGAATGCCCACAGCACCACGGAGCGGAGCGTGAAATTCTACGCCGACCGCCTGTGCATCACGCCCAAACACCTCACGGAAACGGTGAAGCAGGTAACCGGCAAAACTGCCGGCGAGTGGATTGAGGAGGCGGTGATGCTAGAAGCTAAGGCGTTGCTGCAAAACCAGCAGCTCACCGTAGCCCAGGTCGCCGACCTGCTCCACTTCACCGACCAGTCGGCCTTCAGCCGGTTTTTCCGCAACAGCCTCGGCCTCTCGCCCACCGCTTACAAGCAGGCGGGATAG